AGGCATTTCTTTTTCCACATCAGGCAATTTCAAAAGATACATGATGAGCGCTAAAAGAAGCGAAAACACCGCCAAGCCCAAATAAGGCATTTGAACGCTTTTAGCGTCCGCTAATTTATCTATCAAACTTGCATTATCGCCCATTTTAGTCGTGCTAAAAATCAACAAGCTCCCAAAAATAGGCCCTAAAGTCGTGCCAAGCGAATTGAACGCCTGGACTAAAACCAGGTTTCTGGCTTCTTTACCTTTAGAAAGCAAGGTTACAAAGGGATTACCAGCGGTTTGTAAGCACACAATCCCGCTCGCTAAAATAAACAACGCTCCTAAAAAAAACCCATAGGAGCCAAAATGCGCCGCCGGATAAAACAACGCACACCCCGTCGCTGTGATCACAAAACCAAGCACCACGCCAAAAGGGTAGCCGATTTTACTGATCACATTCCCAAAGACTCCCCCCATGATAAAATACGCCCCAAAAAAGCAAAATTGAATGAGTGAAGCTTCAAAATAGGTCAAGTCAAAAATGGGCTTTAAATGCGGGATTAAAATGTCGTTTAAAACCGTGATAAAACCCATTAGAAAGAATAGCGCTGTCAAACTCCCCAGCGCCAGAGTGTTAGAAGTTTTTTGCATACCTTCTCCTTTTTTATTGAGTTGATATAATAATAATGATATTACAATTATTTTAAGATAATAATCTGTCTAAATAAAGAAAAAGAGGCATGAAATGAGTAAAAAATGCAAAGCCCCTTAAAAAGAGCTTAACGAAAGATAAATACAGAAACAGAAATGATGCAGAGAATGATGATGCCTGAATTGATGGCTTTGAAGTCTTTTTGAACCAATTTGATGATACTATAAGACAAAAAGCCAAAGGCTAAGCCATCGGCAATGGAGAAGGTTAAGGGCATCATCACCACGGTTAAAAAAGTGGAAACGCTAATGGCCATGTCTTTAAAATTCACCCCCTCTAACACGCTAAACATCAAAACCCCTACTACCACCAGCACCGGATAAATCGCATTGCTAGGAATAGCTTTTAAAAGAGGCAAGCAAAAGAGCGTTAAAACAAAAAATAGTCCGGTAAAAACCGCTGTAAGCCCTGTGCGGCCCCCCTCTTCAACCCCACTCGCGCTTTCTATAAAAGCGGTCGTGGTAGAAACGCCCACCACCGCGCTCCCTAAAGAAGCCACCGCATCCGCTTCCAAAGTCTTTTCCAATTCCTTATTTTTTTCTTCATCATTGAAAAAATCAGTCTTGTGGCCAATCCCTGCAAGCGTGCCTAAAGAATCAAACAAATCGGTTACAAAAAAAGTGATGATGACTGGCACTAACGCTAAAGTGAAGGCCCCGCTCGCATCAAAAAAAATGCCTTTAAAGTCTAATTGAAAGGCGATAGGGCCAATGCTAGCGGGCATGGAAAAAAACTCGCTAGGGTAAGGAGCCAGCTTTAAAACCCAGGCGAGAATGGAAGTGATTAAAACCGCTATAATAAAAGAACCCTTGATTTTAAGCGTGTAGAGCGCGAAAGTCAAAATGATCCCCACAACCCCCAATAACACATGCGGATCTCCAAAATCGCCTAAGGTTACAAGCGTAGCCTTATGGGTAACGACAATATGCATTTCTTTAAGGCCAATAAATGCGATAAAAGCCCCTATCCCCGCGCTCACCGCACGCCTTAAATCGATAGGAATGCTTCGCATGACCCAACTTCTAAATTTAGTGAAAGACAAAATCACAAAAATCGCTCCCGAGAGTGCTACGATGCCTAAAGCGCTCTGCCAAGGGAGTTTTAGCCCCTGAACTAACCCAAAGCTAAAATAAGCTGACAGCCCTAATCCCACGCTCATAGCGATGGGGGTGTTTGCCCACAACCCGTTAAACACACTCGATAAGATAGTGATAATGGCCGTTGCGCTCAAAAGGGCTTCATAAGGCATGTTGGCTTGAGAAAGGATAAGAGCGTTTAAGGGCACGATGTAAATCATGGTGATAAAGGTCGTTAAACCCGCTCTAAACTCGGTGGCGATGTTAGTGTTGTGTTCTTTAAGCTTGAAAAACCCCATGTTAGATAACTCCTTACTATTTGGTATAGATTAATTTAATAAGGGGCTTTAGGGTTATGTTAGCACTATTTTATTTTAAATTGCCTTAAGACGCTTGATTGTGTTGTGTAAATCAAGAGAAGTGAGTAAAAAACCCTTTTTTTAATGGAAACCACAAAAAAGCCCATCTTGTAAGGCAATTTTACTCTTTAATGGTTTTTAAAGAGAGCGTTTTTTTAAATTTGAAAAGATTGTTGTAAAACAAACGCCCCCATAAGAGCGGTTATGGGGATAAATTCTAAAAAGGAGTTTGCCATGGAAAATTAAAAGTGGCGAAAACATTATACCTTGAAATTTCTTTTTTAGAATTTAATCATTGTTTTTTGAAGATTTTTAGCTTTAAAGGTTTTTTAGAAGTTTAACCCCCCCCTTTTTAAAAAAAGAGGGTTTTTAATAGGCAAACACATAATTGAGATACACGCTATAAAGCCTTCTATATTCTAGTTTAGTGTCTAGAAAAGAATAGTAATTCGTGTTAATGGTAGGGATTTTCACGCCCAATTCCATGCCATGTTGAGCCGCATGATGGCTATCTTTTTTCTTAGGCCTAGCGAGATTGGTTCTCAAGCCTAAATTGAATAAAAATTGGAAGTTAGCCGTATTCACTTTAGCGCTATAGACATTGCTGATGGTTTTTAAATTCACAAATTGAGAATTAAGCCATGAAGTCCCTGCCAGTTGGATGCCTCCAAAAAGCCCCACTGAAATCTGGTTATTCTTGCCTAAAAAGTTGGTGTTTTTATCGTTGATGAAATTAAACAATAAATCACTACCCACCCCATAAGTCCACACATCAGAAGCCGAGTTAAAGAAATTGGATTTGATATAGGCGTGGTTGTAATCAAAGAAACCATAATACCTTAACCCCCATCTTTTCTTTTCTCCAAAAAATTGCTTATAGCCCGCTTGCACGCCAAAGCCATTCAAGGCGCCGTTATTCGTGGTTGAAGAAGCGATCATGCCCATATTCCTAAAAGGGTTGTTGCCAAGTTCTTGAATAAGGGTGTTGGCTAGGTTTTGCGCTTGATTGATTTGAGGCGTTTGGTTGTTAAAATCAGCGGCGCTTGTTTTTAATAAAGACTGAGTTTCTTCCACGCCAGCACACCCGTTCCCCCAATTGTTCTTTTGATTTTGCATTGTCATATTCGCGCTGCTTATAGCGCTCGCATCGCATTTCCCTATGTAGTCTTTAAGATGGCCTGAAGAAAGTTTGTCAAAATCGTTCTCCACTTGATTGGCCAGCTTTAAAATTTCTGCTTGAGATTGCGCGTTTTTAAGCATTTTTTGAGCTAAAGCTGTAAGACTGCTAGGGGTGTTAAGGTTGAAATTATGAGGTTGTGTGATATTTTTTGGTTGGTTGGCGCTGAGTTGTTGGGTTTCTTGAACGATTTTTTGCGCATTATTAATCATGTCTGAAGCGGCACTAAACTCCGCACCAAAAGTCGTGCATGAATCTTTGCCACCACCGGTTGTTTGCCATGAAGGGGTGTTTGTAGTAGCTTGGCCACTACTTCCACTACTAGATTTCGCTATCAACATGGGGCAATAATCTTTAAGGGTATTGACAATCGTTTGCGCTTGAGTCAAAAGATTTTGCGCATCGTTAGTCGTATCAATAACAGAAGTTGTCGTTTTAGTTTGATTATCTTGTTGATACTTTGATGTGGTTACATGCGCTTCTAATTTTTCCCCTTTGCTATTTAAAGGAGCAAGCCCAGCTTGTTTTAAAGCTTTTGAAAGAATCTGATAAGCTTCATGGATTTTTTCATATTGCTCAATAGATAGAGAAACATTTTTGTCTGCTTTTAATGTATTTGTGCCACTAAAACTATGAGTGCCATCACTATTTGTGCTCCCACCGCAATTGATTGTAGTGCCGTTGCCATTCTCATCGGTGTAGTGGAAATTTTTTTGATTGTTTTCGCCTGGACTTTTGGTATAACCTCCGCATATGACCGCATAACCCATGCTATTCCATAGCCCTAACACCGATCTCAACGCCAAAAGCGTAGCTTGATAGGCAGGGGAATTGGTTGTCCCACCGGCTAAAGTTTTTGCGCGTTCGTTCAAATTATTAACCGCTTGGTTGATCGCTTGCGCGCTTGTCTTTGAGCCTGAGCCATCATTGTTGGTTAAAAGTCTGCTTAATTTTTCATAAGAGTCTGAAAGCTTTTGCACCTTGTCGGCGTTTTTCACCTTTTGAACCGCTTCACCGATTTGATAACCCACGCTTAAAAAAACGCCGTTATCTTCAGCATGCAAGAGTGACGCCGCAAGAGTTAGAGAAAGCAGAATCGTTTTTTTCGTTTTTTTCATAAGATGTTCCTTAAAGTAATGTTTTATTGTAAAAATGTATCAAAATGAGAATTTATTTACAATGCGTTTAATTATAGCATAAATTTATTGGATTTCAAAAAAAGTTTTAGGGTGTTTTGATGCACTCAATCAAGCTTGTAAGAGTGTTTTTAATTTAATTGGGATTTGGTTTTAGAAAGATTGTTGTAAAATAAACGCCCCCATAAGTGCAATTATGGGGATAATTTTTAATGGGAGTTTGCCATGAAAACAGAAAATGGTAAAAACTCTTGGAAAACATTATACCTTGAAATTTCGTTTTTGGGGTGTAAAGTTGTTGTTTTATTGAAGCGATAGTTTTGTCAAACGAAGTTTCTGTAAAACGATAGCTTTAGTTTTTCCAAAGTTCCCTTAAGGCTTTTAGCTTTAAGGGTTTTCCTTAAAAGTTTATCCTTAACTTATGGGGTTATAAAAACTCTTTTAAATTAGCTCTAATATTCTTTTTAGCGTTCTTTATTTGGGGTAAGGTTTTGCTTTTTTAATTTAGATTGGGGCTTTAAGAAAGATTGTTGTAAAATAAACGCCCCCATAAGTGCAATTATGGGGATAATTTTTAATGGGAGTTTGCCATGAAAACAGAAAATGGTAAAAACTCTTGGAAAACATTATACCTTGAAATTTCGTTTTTGGGGTGTAAAGTTGTTGTTTTATTGAAGCGATAGTTTTGTCAAACGAAGTTTCTGTAAAACGATAGCTTTAGTTTTTCCAAAGTTCCCTTAAGGCTTTTAGCTTTAAGGGTTTTCCTTAAAAGTTTATCCTTAACTTATGGGGGCAACAAAAAAGGCTAACTCATCATCTCTAAAGCTAGAGTGATCATGTTATCAAAGCTCTCTATTCTTTCTTTAGGGCTTAAGGCTTCTTTAGTGATTAAGTGATCCGAAACCGAGCACAAGCATAAAGCCTTAGCGTTTAGTTCCATCGCCGTGGCGTATAACCCTGCCGCTTCCATTTCAATAGCCAAGTGGTTGTATTGGGCCATTAAATCAAAGGCATGCGTTTCAAAAGAATAGAAAAAATCGCTTGAAAAAATATTGCCCACTTTCAAATCAATACCCAAACGCTTTGCTGTTTGATACGCTCTTAAACTCAATTCAAAATCAGGCGTTGCGCTCAAATCGTGGTTTAAAAAACGCACCCGATTGGTTTTAGAATCCGTTGAAGCTCCAGTCGCCATGATAATGTCTTTCAGGCCAACTTTTGGGCTAATCGCCCCGCAAGTGCCAATCCTTAAAAGCTCTTTAACCTGATAGGTTTTAATGAGCTCCGTTACATAAATCGTGCATGACGCAATGCCCATGCCATGCCCCATTAAAGAAATCCCCTTACCCTTATACTTCCCGCTAAAGCCTAGCATGTTGCGCACATTCGTGATCTCTTTAGCGTCTTGTAAAAAATTTTTCGCAATGTAGCTCACCCTTAAGGGATCGCCGCATAAAAGGCATTGAGGATAAAAATCGCCGATTTTAGCGTTGATGTGAGGGGTCATGGTTGTCCTTTAAAGTTTAATAAGTTTTTGCCATAATCTAAGGGGCTTAATCCCAAAAAATAAGCGATACTTTGCCCAATATCCGCAAACGACTCGCTCTTGCCTAAAAAGGCTGGTTGTAAATCTTTGTGATAGAACAAAACAGGAATATATTCTCGTGTGTGATCGGTGCCTTTAAAGCTGGGATCACACCCATGATCGGCGCAAAGAATGAGCAAATCGTTTTCCCTTAAATTGTCTAAAACCTCTTTTAAGCGCAAATCAAAATACTCTAAAGCGTTAGCGTACCCGCTAACATCGCGCCGATGCCCATAATCGCTATCAAAATGCACAAAATTCGTAAAAATCAAGCTGTTGTTTGGGGCGTTTTTGACTTGATCTAAAGTCACATCGCATAATTCCATTAAGCTACCGGCTTTGAATTTTTGAGTGATCCCCACATGGGCGTAAATATCAGCGATTTTCCCAATGCTAATGACTTCGCCTTGCTTTTCTTCAATGAATGTTTCAAAAAGCAATTTTTTATGGGGCTTTATCGCATAGTCTTTACGATTAGCGGTGCGCTTGAAATTCTCTCTATTGGTGCCAATAAAAGGCCTTGCGATCACTCTGGCGATCTTTAAAGGCTCTAGAATTTTAAACGCTTCTTCACAAAGAGCGTATAAATGATCAAGCCCAAACTTTTCTTCATGTGTAGCGATTTGAAACACCGAATCCGCTGAAGTGTAAAAAATGGGATATAAAGTTTCTAAATGCTTTTCACCTAAATCTTTAATGATTTCTGTCCCGGATGCGTGGCAATTCCCTAAATAGCCCTTAATCTTAGTTTTGTGCATGATTTCATCTAAAATTTCTTTAGGAAACGAATGGGTTTTGTCTTTAAAATACCCCCATTCAAAAAGAACGGGCACGCCCATCATCTCCCAATGCCCAGAAATCGTATCCTTAGCGCTAGAGAGTTCTTTAGCGTAAGCGTAAGCCCCTATTAAATTGGGTTGTGGTTGGAAACCCAAAGGCAATTCATTTGCGGCTTCTAAAGCGCTCAAACCTAAACCCAAACTCTCTAAATTGGGCAGTTTCAAAGCCCCACTGCGATCGTTAGAATTAGCCAGGTTATTGAAACAAGCCTTAGCGATATTGCCTAAAGTGTTCGCCCCCAAATCGCCAAAATCTTTAGCGTCTTCACTAGCCCCTATACCAAAAGAATCCAATAATAAGATTACCACTCTTTTTTGCATGTTTTGTCCTTTTAATGAGCGTTTAGCCCTATGAATAACCCAGCGATAGTCGCGCTCATGAAATTAGAAAGCGTGCCTACAAGCACCGCTTTTAAAGCAAGCCTGGCAATGAAATCTTTCTTTTTAGGCACTAAACTGCCAAGCCCCCCAATGAGCATGGCGACTGAGCTTAAGTTAGCGAATCCGCACAACGCAAAGGTGATGATCGCTTTGGTTTTCTCGCTCAAGATTAAAGGAGGGTTATCGCCCAAATAAGGCAATAATTGCATATAGCCCACAAATTCATTGAGCGCGATTTTAATGCCTATGATTTCCCCGGCAATCCCGGCTTGGCTCCAAGGAATGCCTAACATAAAGGCCAAAGGTTTTAAAAGCGTGCCTAAAACCACCCCTAAAGACAAATGCTCCATGCCTAAAAATCCCCCTACAACCCCTAAAAGCCCATTAATGAGCGCGAGCATCCCCACAAAGGCTAAAAGCATCGCCCCCACATGCAAGGCTAAATGAAGCCCTGTGCTTGCCCCATTAGCGATAGCTTCTATAATATTGACATGCTCTTCTGCAGAAACATCTGCATGGCTAGAAATGGTTTCGTTTTGCGGGTAAATGATTTTAGCGAACAACAACCCCCCAGGAGCGGACATAAACGATGCGGCGATTAAATAAGGTAAAGGAATTCCCATGCTCGCATACCCGGCTAACACAGGCCCCGCAACGCTAGCCATGCCCACGCACATGACCGCAAAAATCTCTGAATCGCTCATGCTTTTCAAATAAGGTTTAATGACTAAGGGCGCTTCGGTGTGCGCTACAAAATATTAGCCGCTGCGCTCATGCTTTCTGCTTTAGAAGTGCCTAAGCATTTTTGCAACGCCCCACCGATGAGGTTGATCACTAAAGGCATGATTTTTAAATAATATAGAAGTGAAATCAAACTAGCAAAAAAGATAATGATCGCTAAAACGTTGATCGCAAAGATAAAGCCTCCTATCCCTTGATCGCCCTTAGCGTTTGGAGCGAGATTGCCAAATAAAAAGCGTACCCCCTCATAGCCGTAACCAATCACGCTTTGTATGCCGCTAGCTAAACCCTGCAGTATTTCTCTGCCCAAAGGCACATATAAAGCCAACGCCCCTAAAGCCACTTGAATCACAAAGGCGCTGACAATCGTGCGATAATTTATAGCCCTTTTATTGCCAGAAAACACCCAAGCAATAAGAAAAAGCACCGCCATCCCTACAACACTTAAAAGAGAGCTAAAAATCATCGTCAAATCCCTAATGTTAAGAAATTAAAAGATGCAACGCTATTGTAGTTTAGGTTTGCTAAAAAAAAGATTAAACGGATATTAAATGAAGATTAAATCAAATCATGGTGTCAAGAGGGGGACTTGAACCCCCGACCTCCGGCTTATGAGACCAGCGCTCTAAACCAGCTGAGCTACCTTGACAAAAAATAAAAGAATAAGATTATACAAAAAATTTTCTTAAAAATCCATTAAAATTAAACTTTTATTATCAATCCTACTTCCCTAAATTAATGATAAAAATTAGAGATTTTCTTGTAAAATAACCCGCATGTTTAAGAAGATTTTTCCATTAGCGTTAGTGTCGTCGTTGCGGTTTTTGGGGCTTTTTATTGTTTTGCCGGTCATTAGTTTGTATGCGGATAGTTTCCATTCAAGCAGTCCCTTGCTTATAGGTTTAGCGGTGGGTGGGGCGTATCTCACACAAATCATTTTTCAAACCCCCATGGGCATTCTTAGCGATAAGATAGGCCGTAAAGTGGTGGTTATGGTGTGCTTATTATTGTTTTTAGCTGGCTCGTTAGTGTGCTTTATGGCGAATGATATTATTACGCTCGTTATCGGGCGCTTCATTCAAGGCATGGGGGCTTTAGGGGGGGTCGTTAGCGCGATGGTGGCGGATGAAGTGAAAGAAGAAGAGCGCACCAAAGCCATGGCTATCATGGGAGCGTTTATTTTCATTAGCTTCACTATAAGCATGGCCATAGGCCCTGGGGTTGTGGCGTTTTTGGGGGGGGCAAAATGGCTCTTTTTACTCACGGCGATCTTAACCTTATTGAGTTTGTTGATGCTTTTAAAAGTCAAAGACGCCCCTAAAATTTCTTACCAGATCAAAAACATAAAAGCTTATCAACCCAACTCTAAAGCCTTGTATCTTTTGTATCTAAGCTCTTTTTTTGAAAAAGCGTTCATGACGCTTATTTTTGTGCTGATCCCTTTAGCCTTAGTGAATGAATTCCATAAAGATGAAAGTTTTTTGATCTTGGTGTATGTGCCTGGAGCCTTATTAGGGGTTTTAAGCATGGGAATAGCGAGCGTTATGGCTGAAAAATACAATAAGCCTAAGGGGGTGATGCTTTCTGGCGTATTATTGTTTATTGTGAGTTATATGTGCTTGTTTTTAGCCGACTCTAGCTTTTTAGGGAAATATTTATGGCTTTTTATTGTTGGGGTGGCGTTTTTCTTTATTGGCTTTGCCACCTTAGAGCCTATCATGCAATCTTTAGCGTCTAAGTTCGCCAGAGCAAACAAAAAAGGCAAGGTTTTAGGGCAATTCACTACTTTTGGCTATTTAGGGAGCTTTGTTGGGGGCGTGAGCGGGGGGTTAAGCTATCATCATTTAGGCGTTTCTAACACAAGCTTAATCGTTGTAGCTTTAGGGCTTATTTGGGGCTTATCGCTCTTTTTACTCCATAACCCTTCCAAGCAAAAAAATGTCTATTTCCCCTTAGACGCTTATAATGAGGAACAATTTGAAACTTTAGGGGACAAAATCATTGAATGGTATGTCAATATTAGCGAAGAAATCATTATTGTGAAATATAATTCTGATCACATTAGCGAAGAAGAAATCATTCACTTAGTGCAAAACTTTAGAAAATAAACATAATCAAGGATCAAAAATGGCCTATGAAATTTCCAAAAAAGTCTTACACATTGTAGGCAAGACAAACGCCACTTACAAACTCATAGAAGAAGGCGATAAAATCTTGTTAGGATTGAGTGGGGGCAAGGATTCTATCATGCTCGCTTGCATCTTAGCCAGGATGCAAAAACATGCCCCTTTCAAATTTGATTTTAAAGCGGTTACCGTGCATTATGGTTTGGGCGAAGATTTGAAATGGTTGAGCGATTTGTGCCAAGAACAAGGCATTGAGCATGAGATCATTTACACCCAAATCGCTGCCACGATCAACGAAAAACGCCGTGAAAAAAGCTCGTTTTGTTCGTTTTGCTCTCGTTTGAGGAGGGGGACTTTGTATTCTAAAGCCTTAGAAGAAGGCTATAATAAAGTCGCTATCGCACACCATTTAGACGATGCGGTGGAGAGCTTTTTTATGAATTTCACTTATAACGGGAGTTTAAGGAGCATGCCCCCCATTTATAGGGCTGAAAACGGCTTGTTGGTAATCCGCCCTTTGATTAAGGTTCGAGAAGCCAGCAGCATCCATTTTGTCACTTCTCAAAATATCCCGGTTGCCCCTGATTGCAATTGCCCGGCCAAACAGCCCACCTCTGATAAGCCTCCTATCGCGCGATTAGCCACTAAAAATTTCTTAAAAGAAATGCAAAACTTGCACCCTCGTTTCTTTGATAGCTTAGAAAACGCGTTTAATAACGTTCAGGCGAACAGCTTTAGCGACGCTAGATATTTAGACGCTTAAGCTTTCATTTAAGCTTTTTTGTTGAGTATTTTGATCGCAATCGTGAATAATACCCCTTCAAAAATAGCCGCCATGAGCAATGCGTAGTAGGTGTTTTGTGAGATCGCTTGCGCTTTTAAGCCAACTGCTGCGGTGGTTACTAAAAAAGTTAAAGGCATAGAAGCCCCTAAAGCGAATGAAAATAAATGCTTAGCCTCTTTAAAGTATTTGCGCCACAATAAGGTTGAAGTGATCAAGTGCAAACTCAACATCGCTATGACAATCAATATCCCTTGGAGAATCAAATGCGGGTTTAAAAACACTAATTTTAAGTCTAAAGTAGAGCCTACATGGATGAAAAACAAAGGCACAAAAAACCCAAACCCCACATCATTGAGCTTGTGGATCAGCTCTGATTTATGAGGGAAGAAAGTAGAAACGACTAACCCCGCCAAAAACGCCCCTAAAACCA
This is a stretch of genomic DNA from Helicobacter pylori. It encodes these proteins:
- a CDS encoding phosphopentomutase, yielding MQKRVVILLLDSFGIGASEDAKDFGDLGANTLGNIAKACFNNLANSNDRSGALKLPNLESLGLGLSALEAANELPLGFQPQPNLIGAYAYAKELSSAKDTISGHWEMMGVPVLFEWGYFKDKTHSFPKEILDEIMHKTKIKGYLGNCHASGTEIIKDLGEKHLETLYPIFYTSADSVFQIATHEEKFGLDHLYALCEEAFKILEPLKIARVIARPFIGTNRENFKRTANRKDYAIKPHKKLLFETFIEEKQGEVISIGKIADIYAHVGITQKFKAGSLMELCDVTLDQVKNAPNNSLIFTNFVHFDSDYGHRRDVSGYANALEYFDLRLKEVLDNLRENDLLILCADHGCDPSFKGTDHTREYIPVLFYHKDLQPAFLGKSESFADIGQSIAYFLGLSPLDYGKNLLNFKGQP
- a CDS encoding outer membrane protein translates to MKKTKKTILLSLTLAASLLHAEDNGVFLSVGYQIGEAVQKVKNADKVQKLSDSYEKLSRLLTNNDGSGSKTSAQAINQAVNNLNERAKTLAGGTTNSPAYQATLLALRSVLGLWNSMGYAVICGGYTKSPGENNQKNFHYTDENGNGTTINCGGSTNSDGTHSFSGTNTLKADKNVSLSIEQYEKIHEAYQILSKALKQAGLAPLNSKGEKLEAHVTTSKYQQDNQTKTTTSVIDTTNDAQNLLTQAQTIVNTLKDYCPMLIAKSSSGSSGQATTNTPSWQTTGGGKDSCTTFGAEFSAASDMINNAQKIVQETQQLSANQPKNITQPHNFNLNTPSSLTALAQKMLKNAQSQAEILKLANQVENDFDKLSSGHLKDYIGKCDASAISSANMTMQNQKNNWGNGCAGVEETQSLLKTSAADFNNQTPQINQAQNLANTLIQELGNNPFRNMGMIASSTTNNGALNGFGVQAGYKQFFGEKKRWGLRYYGFFDYNHAYIKSNFFNSASDVWTYGVGSDLLFNFINDKNTNFLGKNNQISVGLFGGIQLAGTSWLNSQFVNLKTISNVYSAKVNTANFQFLFNLGLRTNLARPKKKDSHHAAQHGMELGVKIPTINTNYYSFLDTKLEYRRLYSVYLNYVFAY
- a CDS encoding tRNA 2-thiocytidine(32) synthetase TtcA, producing the protein MAYEISKKVLHIVGKTNATYKLIEEGDKILLGLSGGKDSIMLACILARMQKHAPFKFDFKAVTVHYGLGEDLKWLSDLCQEQGIEHEIIYTQIAATINEKRREKSSFCSFCSRLRRGTLYSKALEEGYNKVAIAHHLDDAVESFFMNFTYNGSLRSMPPIYRAENGLLVIRPLIKVREASSIHFVTSQNIPVAPDCNCPAKQPTSDKPPIARLATKNFLKEMQNLHPRFFDSLENAFNNVQANSFSDARYLDA
- the deoD gene encoding purine-nucleoside phosphorylase, giving the protein MTPHINAKIGDFYPQCLLCGDPLRVSYIAKNFLQDAKEITNVRNMLGFSGKYKGKGISLMGHGMGIASCTIYVTELIKTYQVKELLRIGTCGAISPKVGLKDIIMATGASTDSKTNRVRFLNHDLSATPDFELSLRAYQTAKRLGIDLKVGNIFSSDFFYSFETHAFDLMAQYNHLAIEMEAAGLYATAMELNAKALCLCSVSDHLITKEALSPKERIESFDNMITLALEMMS
- a CDS encoding NCS2 family permease; translation: MGFFKLKEHNTNIATEFRAGLTTFITMIYIVPLNALILSQANMPYEALLSATAIITILSSVFNGLWANTPIAMSVGLGLSAYFSFGLVQGLKLPWQSALGIVALSGAIFVILSFTKFRSWVMRSIPIDLRRAVSAGIGAFIAFIGLKEMHIVVTHKATLVTLGDFGDPHVLLGVVGIILTFALYTLKIKGSFIIAVLITSILAWVLKLAPYPSEFFSMPASIGPIAFQLDFKGIFFDASGAFTLALVPVIITFFVTDLFDSLGTLAGIGHKTDFFNDEEKNKELEKTLEADAVASLGSAVVGVSTTTAFIESASGVEEGGRTGLTAVFTGLFFVLTLFCLPLLKAIPSNAIYPVLVVVGVLMFSVLEGVNFKDMAISVSTFLTVVMMPLTFSIADGLAFGFLSYSIIKLVQKDFKAINSGIIILCIISVSVFIFR
- a CDS encoding MFS transporter — encoded protein: MFKKIFPLALVSSLRFLGLFIVLPVISLYADSFHSSSPLLIGLAVGGAYLTQIIFQTPMGILSDKIGRKVVVMVCLLLFLAGSLVCFMANDIITLVIGRFIQGMGALGGVVSAMVADEVKEEERTKAMAIMGAFIFISFTISMAIGPGVVAFLGGAKWLFLLTAILTLLSLLMLLKVKDAPKISYQIKNIKAYQPNSKALYLLYLSSFFEKAFMTLIFVLIPLALVNEFHKDESFLILVYVPGALLGVLSMGIASVMAEKYNKPKGVMLSGVLLFIVSYMCLFLADSSFLGKYLWLFIVGVAFFFIGFATLEPIMQSLASKFARANKKGKVLGQFTTFGYLGSFVGGVSGGLSYHHLGVSNTSLIVVALGLIWGLSLFLLHNPSKQKNVYFPLDAYNEEQFETLGDKIIEWYVNISEEIIIVKYNSDHISEEEIIHLVQNFRK